AGAAGACCAAAGGCATCACCCTCAACCTGAGACTGCAGGACATCTCCGACGAACTGATCAAGGATATCAACGAGCTGACTGCAGCCCACGAAGGAGACGGCCTACTCAAAGTCAATATCTTTGATCCAGAAGAAGGCATGAAGGTCAACCTCATGTCGCGCAAGATCAAGGTCAGCCCCGATGACGAACTCATCAAAAAACTAGACACCTATGAGCACATCAAGTACGATGTGATTGTATAACAATCTCCTGCCTAGCCACAGGGGCAACCCGTGGCTGGTTTGGGTGAGGCATCGGTCCGATGCGTTCGCCGTTTGCTCATGACAGAAACCTGCATGGGTTTGGCAAGCTGTCCGAAGCATAAGTAAACCATAAGTCCCAAAACAGAGAGACACATGCCTTCGTTTGCCATGCTCTCAATTTAGAAATCAGAATCATTGATAGTGAGCTGATAGTTTGTCAACCCATACTCCCCTGCTTCAAAATCTCTACTCGTTGTCTCCCAAGAATCATCATCAATACGAGAGATTTGATAACCCAATCCGTTATCAGTTCGCACGATTGACAATGATTTCAACGAATTAGAGGGCTGGGGATTAACTCCAATTATTCCATCTTCCAATATCTTCACAGATATGCGGGAAGCTATGGGAGGAAGTGAGTCAATCAATTGACTGCCTAATTCTTCGGAGGTTACGAAAGAAAAGGTTATTTCCGATGATGTTTGATTATTGATATAATAGTGGGCAGCACCTGCTGGTTCAAAACAACAGATTGTTGTTGGTTCTTCTTCATGGCAAGCTGATAGCAGAGCTCCCATCAGTGTGATTATAACTACGTATCTCATGGATTGAATTTATTTTAGAGTTTTCACCCACATAGACACACAAACCCTCTATTCGGTTGTAACCTTTGTACATATCCATGATATGGGGAATGTACAAGGGAAAGTCCCGTTGCCCCAGAGATAAGTGGTCGAGTCATGCTTTTTCAATGCTTCCTACATTATTGCGAAGAGTAGACCAACTCATCGTTGACTCAATTTACTGCACAAACAATTTCTAGTGTTACTTCTTCCCCTACTATAATGCTGCCATCATCCCCTACCTTATAGTCTGTTCTATCCAATGTCAAAGCCCCTTTAAAAACACCCTCTGTGAAACCAAAAGGTATTTCAACTTCGTGGGATATCCCCCGCATAGTCAAAGTCCCAGATACTAGATAGCCTTCAGGCTTCTTCGCTATCTTCTTTGATCTGAAACAAATTACAGGGAACTTTTCTACATAAAAGAAATCTTCACTCCTAAGGTGTTCATCTCTTTTTTGATTATCGGTATTCACGGTATTGGCCTCAATACATACATCAAATGATCCATTTGATGGTGCTTTAGAATCAAACGAAACAGATCCTTTCATACCCGTAAAAGTCCCTTCTACTGTATTGAACCCAAAATTTGAAATCTCAAACTTTACACTCGACTTGATTCCATTGATGGTATGTTGACTCGATATTGTTTGTATGCCTAAAAAGAGGCCCAAAATACTTAGAATTAGTTTGCTCATATTTTCCTATTTGTTGTGTTAAGTATACAAACATCCTGAGAAAACATTCTCTAAACATTCACCTAGGTTAATAAATGAAATTTGATTCAAGATCTTGCCCATTCACCCCTTATTCTGCTCAATGCCTGCGGTGTGATGCCCAAATAAGAAGCAATCATTTTTTGAGGAACTCTCGATAGTAGGTCTGGATATACATCTATGAAGTATTGGTATCTTTCCCAAGCAGAAGAACTCATTTGCATAATCACACGGTTTTGCAAAACACCGACTCGCTTAAGTGCTTTTACCAACCCGTATTTTAGATCTTCAAGTGACAACTCATCTATAGACCGTCGAATGGGCACTATTTCTGAATCTTCCAGCACATCTATAAACAACCTCGTACTGGTTTGGCTTGATGCAGCATGTACATCACCAATAATCCAACCTTCGGGTGCAAACATAAAAATATGTTCCTTGCCTTTTTGGTCGATCATATAACTTCTCAGCAACCCTTTGACAACAGCATAAGATTGAGCTTGGCTTTTTCCCGCCATCTGCAAAATCTCCCCCTTTTTAACACGTATCGGAGTTTCATTGAATGGGTATGAATTCATTATTTACACATTGTGGTCACCCCACAAGAAAAGTAGTAGATCTTGTGCGTTGACACTTGGTTTAGCAAAAAACCTAAATATACAAAAAACCATAGGCCCAATACGAACCAGGCTATGAATGATACATGTTGTCATCGACAATAGTTGGATCGCCTATCCTTTTTTAAGTCGTACCTACATGAAGAGCTCTCAAAAGTTTCAGTTGAGCACACTCCCTGTGACAAGTCACTAGGTGTCGGACTTGTCGCTTCTCGGTGGTTAGGTGCAGGCCGAATCCAAGACAATTGCTCCCCAAAGCCACATCGTCAAATCGGGGTTCTACCCCTTCCATCGGACCTCAGTCATACATGGCCATTTGACGAAAAATTTTGAGTGCCCCATTGTTCTGTCTACGCCATATTTTAAGTGTCTTGCCTGTGTTCACCCCCGAATACTCATTCATTCGCCAAACCGCAATGTGGCTTCCATACTCAAGGACATACCCATGTAGTTCGATGATTTTGTCCGTTCTATTTTGGAGCTTTTCAAAAACGGGCAGTTCATTGACGTGTTGGTCGAGATAGGTATCCAGCTCTTCTTTCCCTTCATAAATCGGATTGTTGCTATAAATGAACATCCCATCCTCGGTAAAAAACTGAGCCCACAGCTTGGCATCTTTTTGTGGGATTGTCTCCACCATCAGCAAATTGAGTGCCGCCAACTCCAGTGTGATGTCACTGTTGACAGGAAGGTGTGGTTGATAGGCCATGATTACAGCCGGCACATCCTCAAAACGCAACTGATCTGCAAAATCCACAGCATGATTGTAGTTCCACGCTTGCGAGATTAGTTTCATCTCTCCGTTGCTTGCCCTCTGCCAGACATCCTGGTATTTGCCTGCCAACTCGAATTTGCGTAGCTGCGGATCTGTCATTTCCAGATTGAAATACCCCAATTCAATGAGTACATTATCAATACTTAGAATCTCAATTGCCTCTCTTTGGTAGGACTGAATGTCAAACTTGTCAAAAAAAGCTTGGTAGTAGTCGGAGCTATTCTTCTTGCCCAAAACAGTCCGTTGAAACTCAGGCATTAACCTTGCCTCTTCCGAAGAAGCTTTGAGAAGTGCATCAATGTCTTCGTTTCGAAATGCCTGTGAGAAACCAGCTCGAAACCCCTCAAGGAAAGAAGCCGTCTGCGCATCCACTGCTGCATCGGCCACTTGAGCCTCAGAAGAAAAGAAAAAAGCATTGAAACATATCAATAAAAGAAAAGCTTTGGAGAGAGAAGGCACAGGCATTTTGATTGGTTTTTGGAATGGTTTCTATTCGTAGTACATATGTATCTAAAGGTAGTACCAGAATCACAAAAAGCTAAAGTGTCGCCAGAATTAATTTACAGGCCGAAGCTAGAGACTAGAAAACTAAATGGATGAGCCAACTCGACATAACAAAACCTAAATGGATGAGTCTGAGTTAGGCTTAACTATATTGAGCCTCTCCAAATAATGACATTAATAGCATACAAATTACGCGTTTAAGTTTCATCTGTAGTGGAAGGTAACAGTCGTGTATATGAAAAGTAGCGGTTTTTACGCACGGACTTTCGGTTCGATACTGATGATGAATTTATGAAAATCACTTTGGATTAAGCAATTGAACCGTTATTTTTTATAGGCTACTTTATTAGGGGGAGTAGTTTTTCAATTAAATGAAGCTCTGAATTGCAATGGTGTTTGTTGTGTGTTTTTTTTAAACATGGTACTGAATGATTGAGGGTATTCAAACCCCAAATCATAAGCGATTTCCTTTATGCTTAAATTAGTTGTGGAGAGCAGTTCTTTCGCTCTTTCAACTATGGACTCTTGAATATGGGATTGCGCATTTCTGCCGGTTGTATTTTTCAATAAATCACTCAAATAATTGGGAGAGATATTGAGTTTTTCTGCAAAATAGTTGACCGTTGGAACACCCGATAGTGCAGCATCACTTTTTAGGTACACATCCATTATTTCTTCCATTTTTACTACAATGTCCGTATTCACAGAACTTCGTGTCAAAAACTGCCTATTGTGAAAACGCTTTGCGTAATTGAGAAGCAAGTCAATGTGCGATACTATTAAATCCTGACTATAATGGTCAATGCTATTTTTTAGTTCATCCTGCATTTGACGCATCAGGGACATAATGATATTGTCCTCCTTTTCAGAAAGGTGAAGCGCTTCTGCGGTGGAATAGGAAAAGAATCCATAATTACCTATAATCTTACCTAATTCATAATGCCGTATAAGGTCAGGTTTAAAAACCATCATATACCCTGACACGGGGTCATCCGCAGGATTCGTGACAGAAAAGATTTGACCTGGCTTGGTAAAACTCATCACGCCTTCATCAAAATCATAATGACCTTGCCCGTACCTAAACTTGCCTGAAGCCTCTTTTTTAATAGCTACACAATAGAAATCATAATAAAAGCTGCTCCAAATTTCATTGGAATCGAATTTCAAATGCTCAAAATCAATCACGCTTATCAAAGTATGAATTGGTTTTGGCAAATTGAATAATCTATGAAGTTCAGATATTGACTCAATTTTATATGGAGCAGCTTTTTTCACACTATTTTTGTTCAAAATCAGTTGATGAAGATAAGGCTTTCCATTGTTCCATTTCTCCTTTTTCGTTTTTACGAACCTCCAAAATGGCATTGTAACTATCAGAACCTAGTGGAAGATGCAAGGGAGGATTGGGCATTTCTGCAAGTTTCACAACTACCTCTGCCAATTTTTTAGGATTACCTAATTGTTTACCGTCATAGCCTGTAAACTGTTCTACCTGTTTATCTAAATTGTAGGCCTCAATTTTATTTTGCGCAACATTGAGCGTGTCCTCATTCATAAAATTTGTACGAAATGTTCCCGGTGCAAGGATGGATACTTTTATGCCAAAAGGAGCGACTTCTTGAGCAAGAGCCTCTGACAGTCCAATAACCGCATATTTAGATGCACTATAGCTTCCGTTAGCGGGATAACTCATATAACCCATCATAGACGCAGTATTGATGATATGCCCCGATTTTTGCTTGCGTAGGTGTGGCAAAACATTTCGGATGATATGGGTCATTGCAAAAACATTGACATCCATTGTTTTTCTAAACTCGGCATCACTTATTTCTTCGATATTACCCAACAGGTTATACCCTGCATTATTGACCACAACATCTATTTGTCCAAATTCATCTATGCCTTTTGAAATCGCATGTTCAACCTCTTTTTCATTGGTGATGTCCAGCTTTATTGGAAGCAAATTTCCTTCGTGTTCCTCAATTTTTTCTATAAGGGTGTCCGTATTTCGAGAAGTTGCGATGACTTTATCGCCATTACTCAAAACTGCTTTTGTGATTTCAAGTCCCATCCCTTTAGACGCTCCTGTGATGAACCAAACTTTCTGTGTATCCATGATTTTTGTTTTTCACAAAGCTACAAGGCATACAGATTTAGAAAGTTTTCAAATCAATGATAAACGTATTTAAATTCAAGATTACAGCTTGGTTTTTCTCTTATTACCGCTAACGCCCGTGTATGGCGCTGAGTGCGCCCCACTGGCTAATAGCACTAAAATAGTGAATCTGCCGAAGCTCACAACGGTTTCAAATACCACTGCGTTCCGAAAGTCTAAAAATCCTGCGAGCAAAAGACGGTAGAAGGCACTGTCTTTTCTCAGCGGCAGATTCACGGTCGAGTTGCACCGAAACAAGCCAGAAAGCACTTAGACATATGCCCGATCAGCGTCTGTTGTGTGTCGTTTACACCAGTTTGTTCGTTCGTCGTTTGATTACTTTGGTTGAATAGAGAGTTACAGCAGCTCCAAGACCAGTTGCCCAGCCAAAAAACATCCAACTCCATAGACAAAAGGCGAATGCCCCATACAATGAGGTTAAAAGGTTCATGGGAGGTTCGTAAAAATATTCGTTTAAGAGGTAATAGCGAATGTTGAGCTCAATGTCTATTAAATACCAACATAACCAATGGCTGAAAAGTCCAACTATTACAGTTGTTAGCACAAATCGAGCGGCAGCTGGTTTGTTAGGGCGTTCTATAAGAAAATATGAGGTTAACCAGGCTGTTATGAATCCAGACGTTCCTGAGTAAATATAGAAGAACCGATAGTCCTCACTTGTTGCGTTCATCGAGATAAAGATTCCGATGACCACTCCAATTAGAAGAAATTGAAGAGCGAAAAGAGTTGAGAAGTTCAGCTTTTTCATAGTGGCACCAATGACACACAACGATAAGCTATGATGAGTGGGGATTAGACAGCACTAACCTTTCGTCTCGCACATAGCCAAGCCTTGATTTAAATTTAAAACTTGTGGCGGACTTTCCAATCCCCACCAAAATATCCTGACCGATAAAACCCCATTCATTCATAGCATTTGTTAGGGCATGTTATTCACTTTGAACATATTACCAATTCCATCTGGGATGTATAGTTCGTCCTTAAAAATCATTGGGTCTCCTAATCCGTACTCAAATTCAGATACTTCGTAGGAGTTACCTGATGAGTCAACAGAGATCAGTTTTCTGTTTACACTTCCATAATAGACTTTGTTTTTGAACTCAACTAGTTCAGTTGCTGGGATCAGGTCATCTCTATTCAAACTCCAAATCAATTCACCACTTTCTAAATCCAAATAGTCTAAGCCTCTATCGTAAGATGGAATCAGAAGATTGCTATTGAAAGCTATTGGCTTATAGAGACACTCAGGTTGAGATGCGACTTCCCAGAGAGTTGATCCGTTTCTTACATCAAGTGCTCTAACTATCCCCTTGGCATATGAAGAATCATAGCAGATGTATACCTTGTCCTTTAGAAATAAACCTGTTCCTGTTATATAGTGTTTATTTTGTCTAGCCCAAATTGTTTCCCCGTTCTTGGCATTGATAGCAATTGTATGATCCAGGTTGTTTTCAAGTGAATAGTCAAAGTTGCCTAATATGATAACACTATCCAGAATCACAGGGTCACTTGTTGAAAGCATTTGATATTCTGGTTCAATTTTCCAAGCATTCTTTCCTTCGCTTTTATTGAATGCATTAAGACCTTTCCCTGTTAAGGATGCGAATATTAGAGAATCGAACTCAATTATTGAATGTCCAATCTTATTGCCTACTTTATTTGACCAGATAAGGTTCCCATCATGATCATATGAGTTAAGAACATCTGATCCTCCAATGAAAATTTGACTATCCGAAACGAGTGGTTTTTGTCCAGCATAACTTGTTGATGATTGACTTTTCCAAATTAAATTTCCCGTCTTAAAATCAAGCCTGAAGATCGTCTTGTCTAGAGTTGATCCAAATAAATTACCGTCATAAAGTGTTAAGGAGCTTGCGTTCCATCGAAGTTGATCACTTTGCCAAACTTTGGTCAGTCCTTTATGATAGGCTGGTTCATGAGTTGAACATGAAATTAAGAGAATGCAAAAGATTAGGTTTATGGAATTCTTCATTTCTGACGCAATATGCCCTAACATTTGTGTAAAGTGCACAGTGCACTTTATATCTACTATGTCTTTTATACTGTTCTTTATTTTTCTACGTAGTGACAGCTCTCAATAGAGTGAATAGCTCACAGGATAGAGATGGCTGCACACTTCGAAGATAGTGATAGTCTAGTGACCAAACAACAATCCTAGGTTGAGACCTACTTGCTCCAAAAACCTACAGAAGGGCTATTCGGATTCTGAGTAATGCCTCAGGCGAAGGGTTCAAAGCTTATAGCAAGCTTCCCTTGATCGTGTACTTATTTCTCGAACTTATGCTGCGGGAAGCCGACTGCTGATCGGCTTGGTGAGGCCAAGCTAGTATTTCCTGTCGATATTTCCCAAGGCTACAGGCAAACCCCTTCGAATATCACCTCATGCGATGAGGTGGGTGCTGTATTTGGGATTGGGAGGGGGATGAGACCTGAGCTGTCCAACCTAAGCTTAGTTCGGCTCCTATGTTGCCTTACCTCAGGGTCGAGGTAAGCTTAGGTTCACCCTGCGGTAAGCTTAGGTTGGGGCTTTGGTAAGCTTACCTTCAGGCTCAGGTAAGCTTAGTTTTTGCTCAAAGCGCATAAATCCTGCTCAAAAGCCCATTTTTGACGGGTTTGGAGTGATGAAAAAGCTGTGATTTTTTAACGTTTTTTAGCAAAACCAGCCTTCCTTTTGGCATCATACTTGTCTTCAATAAGACAAATCCCACACAGAGCGCTCCGTCAGGATTCTTAATCACAGTTTTATTTTTTCACCCTTTTAAATTTTATCAATTATGTCAGTACAGTATAAAGTCACGGAGCGTATCAACCCAAATGATGTTACCCTCCCCAAGAAGTATTATGCACGAATCATCAATGGCGATGATGTCAGTTTTGAGGAACTGGTCGGTATCATCAGCAAAGTATCCAGTTTGAACTACGGCACAGTGCTAGGTGCGATCGGTACCTTGCTGGAGGTGATCGAGATGCAGCTTGCATTTGGTAGACAAGTGAGGCTGAGCAATCTAGGCACTTTGTTTTTGACCCTGAGTAGCGAAGGGGTAGAGCGTCCAGAGGAGTATCGCAGCGACAGGATCAAACAGGCTCGCATCAGATTCAGACCCGGCGCAAGGCTCAAGAATTTGGCCAAAACGCTAAAGTATGAGAAAGTAAGTACGGCCAGCGATGTAGCGCCTGCCCCATAAGTTCACTTAAATCAACAGCAATGTTTAGTATCAGACCATGAAACGGTCTCGCAGCAGTGAGACCGTTTTTCGTTATAGGGCTTTTAGCCTGAGTGTCTGCCTTGTCCATCGGTCGCCCTTCTACATTTCCCTTTCACCCCTACAGGTGATATTACCGTCAACGATCCGGATACGCATAGTGCGGGATTTTGTAGCACATCACTACCTGCTTATTTATTGCACTTATTATCCTTATAGCACTATCGCCTCGTATTATGTATAGCCGATTTTAGCGGTGTGTATTTTGCTTCTTTGGTCCACGTTCAGTTAAACGACCGTCTATATTCCACGGGGGATAGATTTGTCTTGGTTTTAAACAATTGACTGAATGACTGTGAATGTGCAAAACCCAAGTCATAAGCAATTTCACTTACTGATAAGTTGGTGATTGATAATTTTTCTTTGGCTTTCTCAATCAATTTTTCGTGAATATGCTGTTGGGTGCTTTGCCCTGTTATAGTCTTCAATAGATCACTCAAATAATTTGGAGTCACGTTGAGTTCATTGGCAACACTTTGAACTGTAGGTATCCCTTTCTCCATTAGAGATCCCTGACTAAAACAATCCTCTAATATTTCTTCCAATCGAGCCAATATCGAGTGACTAGTGATCTTTCTGGTAATAAACTGACGGTGATAAAAGCGGTCTGCATAATTCAGCAACACCTCCAATTGGGACACGATAAGTGGCTGACTAAACTTATCAATATTGGCATTATATTCCTGCTGAATGCTTTGAAAAATATTTATGATCTGGGTCTCTTCTTTATCCGAAAGGTGTAGGGCTTCATTGGCCGCATAACTAAAAAAGTCGTATTGCTTGATGTTCTTTCTCAACGAGCTTTGCCACAAAAAATCGGGATGAATGAGCAGCATCCATCCCGAAAGTTTGTACTCTCCTTCTGTTTCTACAGAAAAGACTTGCTTAGGAGCAATGAAAAACATGACACCTTCATCAAAATCGTATTCTTGCTGACCATATTTATATTTTATACTGGCACCAAGGTTTCTTTTTAGCGCAATTGAGTAAAAATCAAATACCCAACTCGTTTGCTTATCCGTAAATAAACGATCTACTTCATCAAAATTAACAACGCTCATCAATGGATGTTCTGGTTTGGGCAAACCTCGGAAGCGATGATATTCGCTAATGGTCTTGATATGATGGGGAGGTATGTTTTTCATCATTCTATTTCTATAGTTGTTGATATGCTTTAGCAAAATCTGCAGAAAAATCTTTTATTTTGACTTTGCCCATCGTTTCGGGTTTGTGCAGTTTATAATGTTCGTACAGTACCCCACTGTTTATAGACGCATACATTTCCGCCATACCCGCGGCAATAGCTGGTTGCATACCTGCAGATTCCAAAGCATCTTTCATTTGTTCATCCGTTATCGTTACCCATTTCAAGTCAGGCTTTCCTATCGCTTCACCTAAACTAGAGACCAATTCATTGTAAGTAAGTTCATCACTAGCTACATAACGTACTTTGCGACTTGATGATGGTGTTGTAATTTCTTCAGCAATAACGCTTGCAATATCCTTGGGCGAAACCCACGAATTAGTCACTTCAGCCTCAATGTTTGACGCCAAAAACCCATTGGCCTTAGCGGATTGGGTTTGAGGCAACAAATTGTAATAGAATTCGGTAGGGCGAATGTGGGTTATGGCAACATCCGAAGGCAGTCCATTAAGGATGTGTTCTACATGATAGGTGCCTTGTAGTATGCCATTGCCTTCCTTCATATGAGCTCCGATGCTACTTAAATTGACCACATTTTTTACCCCTGCTTGTGAAATGGCCTTTGCATAGTTATTTCCTAATGTTCTGTAATAATCAAGTAAGTTAAGGTTTTGATTAAAATAGTTTGCCGGAGGCACCATACAAAAAACTGCATCTGCACCCGAAAATGCCGAGGCGATAAAGTCAGCGTTTCTTATAGTACCAATAGCTGATCTAGCACCGATGGCTTCAATCCCCTTTTGTCTATCCGCATTACTGCTTATAACTGTTACGCTATGACCTTTACTTACTAGCGCTTCCGCTAAGGGTTTCCCTATGTGACCCAATGAGCCTGAAAGTGTAATTTTCATCTGTTTTGTTTTACGTTCATTGCAAAATTGCCAAGCAAAACTCCGCAAAACCAGACTGGTACTTGTAGGCGAATATACCTTTGTTGTAGGCTGATATAAGGTCCGTTGTTTTTTTCTTGGTGATGCTCAATTGATGCCTTGATTTCATTACCGCTAACGACCATTCATCTCTCGTATCCATAGAGCTTGTTTGTGCACCAAAAGAGCCAAACCGCCTCCAACTGCAAAAGTTATTTTCTTAAGTCCCTGTTAGTCGTGAGCGCTTGAGTCACGGATGACCATTCCTCGGTATTCTATTGATTGCTGAGCGAAGTGGCGGTGCTGTTTCTGGCATTGATTCGGCAAGAATGTAAGGGCATTCGTGCCTACACTATGTTAGGGGATTTTTATTTGTAAGAGCTTAGTTTTTTCATCTTACCCTTGAGTTCTGAATCTGAATATGAGATGTATTCGTCCAGTATTTCGATTCTTAGCGTGTCATCAATTTCCAAGGCATTTTTGTAATATGTAAGAACATTGTTTATTGCATACACTGCCGATTCAGTCTTACTATAATCTTCATTGATGAATGTGCTACAAGTGTAAATCGAGATTATTGCTCTAAATAGTTTTTTGTTGCTAGCGGTGTTTTGGATTTCGGACATCCCACCAACGTTCATTTCTACATGTGGGTTCCTGCTCATCTGCCATCGCAAAAGGTCTGCTAGTTTCTTTTCTAGTTCACTGTCGCTATCTAGTTGTGGGTTGTCTATTACCCAGTTGATTGACTCAATTGCCTGTTCCTTAGTTTGAATTTGAGCAAAAGTAGATTCAGCAAATAGAAGAATCAAAGTTAAAATTATTAAGGATTTATTTAACATAGAACTTTTTCAAATACTCGCTTACATATAACGTTTGTATAAAAGCAGTGGTGACCATAATTGATTATAGTCGCCACCAAATAACATTATTAGGACAATGAATCCCACTATATTTTTATGCCATTGCTTTTATACTCTGTTATGATCTTTTTTCTCTTCTGGTCTTTTAATTGGTTCTATAAAATCTTGAACGATAAGTTGCTG
The DNA window shown above is from Reichenbachiella sp. 5M10 and carries:
- a CDS encoding YceI family protein; translated protein: MSKLILSILGLFLGIQTISSQHTINGIKSSVKFEISNFGFNTVEGTFTGMKGSVSFDSKAPSNGSFDVCIEANTVNTDNQKRDEHLRSEDFFYVEKFPVICFRSKKIAKKPEGYLVSGTLTMRGISHEVEIPFGFTEGVFKGALTLDRTDYKVGDDGSIIVGEEVTLEIVCAVN
- a CDS encoding Crp/Fnr family transcriptional regulator; the encoded protein is MNSYPFNETPIRVKKGEILQMAGKSQAQSYAVVKGLLRSYMIDQKGKEHIFMFAPEGWIIGDVHAASSQTSTRLFIDVLEDSEIVPIRRSIDELSLEDLKYGLVKALKRVGVLQNRVIMQMSSSAWERYQYFIDVYPDLLSRVPQKMIASYLGITPQALSRIRGEWARS
- a CDS encoding DUF4440 domain-containing protein, which codes for MPVPSLSKAFLLLICFNAFFFSSEAQVADAAVDAQTASFLEGFRAGFSQAFRNEDIDALLKASSEEARLMPEFQRTVLGKKNSSDYYQAFFDKFDIQSYQREAIEILSIDNVLIELGYFNLEMTDPQLRKFELAGKYQDVWQRASNGEMKLISQAWNYNHAVDFADQLRFEDVPAVIMAYQPHLPVNSDITLELAALNLLMVETIPQKDAKLWAQFFTEDGMFIYSNNPIYEGKEELDTYLDQHVNELPVFEKLQNRTDKIIELHGYVLEYGSHIAVWRMNEYSGVNTGKTLKIWRRQNNGALKIFRQMAMYD
- a CDS encoding AraC family transcriptional regulator translates to MKKAAPYKIESISELHRLFNLPKPIHTLISVIDFEHLKFDSNEIWSSFYYDFYCVAIKKEASGKFRYGQGHYDFDEGVMSFTKPGQIFSVTNPADDPVSGYMMVFKPDLIRHYELGKIIGNYGFFSYSTAEALHLSEKEDNIIMSLMRQMQDELKNSIDHYSQDLIVSHIDLLLNYAKRFHNRQFLTRSSVNTDIVVKMEEIMDVYLKSDAALSGVPTVNYFAEKLNISPNYLSDLLKNTTGRNAQSHIQESIVERAKELLSTTNLSIKEIAYDLGFEYPQSFSTMFKKNTQQTPLQFRASFN
- a CDS encoding SDR family NAD(P)-dependent oxidoreductase, coding for MDTQKVWFITGASKGMGLEITKAVLSNGDKVIATSRNTDTLIEKIEEHEGNLLPIKLDITNEKEVEHAISKGIDEFGQIDVVVNNAGYNLLGNIEEISDAEFRKTMDVNVFAMTHIIRNVLPHLRKQKSGHIINTASMMGYMSYPANGSYSASKYAVIGLSEALAQEVAPFGIKVSILAPGTFRTNFMNEDTLNVAQNKIEAYNLDKQVEQFTGYDGKQLGNPKKLAEVVVKLAEMPNPPLHLPLGSDSYNAILEVRKNEKGEMEQWKALSSSTDFEQK
- a CDS encoding PQQ-binding-like beta-propeller repeat protein; translation: MKNSINLIFCILLISCSTHEPAYHKGLTKVWQSDQLRWNASSLTLYDGNLFGSTLDKTIFRLDFKTGNLIWKSQSSTSYAGQKPLVSDSQIFIGGSDVLNSYDHDGNLIWSNKVGNKIGHSIIEFDSLIFASLTGKGLNAFNKSEGKNAWKIEPEYQMLSTSDPVILDSVIILGNFDYSLENNLDHTIAINAKNGETIWARQNKHYITGTGLFLKDKVYICYDSSYAKGIVRALDVRNGSTLWEVASQPECLYKPIAFNSNLLIPSYDRGLDYLDLESGELIWSLNRDDLIPATELVEFKNKVYYGSVNRKLISVDSSGNSYEVSEFEYGLGDPMIFKDELYIPDGIGNMFKVNNMP
- a CDS encoding HU family DNA-binding protein, whose protein sequence is MSVQYKVTERINPNDVTLPKKYYARIINGDDVSFEELVGIISKVSSLNYGTVLGAIGTLLEVIEMQLAFGRQVRLSNLGTLFLTLSSEGVERPEEYRSDRIKQARIRFRPGARLKNLAKTLKYEKVSTASDVAPAP
- a CDS encoding AraC family transcriptional regulator produces the protein MKNIPPHHIKTISEYHRFRGLPKPEHPLMSVVNFDEVDRLFTDKQTSWVFDFYSIALKRNLGASIKYKYGQQEYDFDEGVMFFIAPKQVFSVETEGEYKLSGWMLLIHPDFLWQSSLRKNIKQYDFFSYAANEALHLSDKEETQIINIFQSIQQEYNANIDKFSQPLIVSQLEVLLNYADRFYHRQFITRKITSHSILARLEEILEDCFSQGSLMEKGIPTVQSVANELNVTPNYLSDLLKTITGQSTQQHIHEKLIEKAKEKLSITNLSVSEIAYDLGFAHSQSFSQLFKTKTNLSPVEYRRSFN
- a CDS encoding NAD(P)H-binding protein, which codes for MKITLSGSLGHIGKPLAEALVSKGHSVTVISSNADRQKGIEAIGARSAIGTIRNADFIASAFSGADAVFCMVPPANYFNQNLNLLDYYRTLGNNYAKAISQAGVKNVVNLSSIGAHMKEGNGILQGTYHVEHILNGLPSDVAITHIRPTEFYYNLLPQTQSAKANGFLASNIEAEVTNSWVSPKDIASVIAEEITTPSSSRKVRYVASDELTYNELVSSLGEAIGKPDLKWVTITDEQMKDALESAGMQPAIAAGMAEMYASINSGVLYEHYKLHKPETMGKVKIKDFSADFAKAYQQL